In Geminocystis sp. NIES-3709, a single genomic region encodes these proteins:
- a CDS encoding diflavin flavoprotein, producing the protein MTKAKDVQVSAVGLNTRVLRSRTWDRLKFEVEYGLSRGTTANSFLIEGEKIALIDPPGESFSDIFLSALNQRIPLNSINYVILGHVNPNRCVTLDKLLKKVPNITFITSNTGAKSLQTIFENSYAESVTEKSLNIISIKNDYELDLGKGHILEFITTPNPRYPDQLLTFDQQSKIFYTDKLFSAHVCGDQILDEGWKIYQEDRRYYFDCVIAPYATQVIKALEKISPKNPHIYATSHGPLVRYGLTELTGLYRQWLENQQNQTLNVALIYASAYGNTAVLANAIARGITKAGVRVESINAEFASSEEIKNGIQQCDGFIFGSPTLGGHAPTQIQSALGIALANADTNKLTGVFGSFGWSGEAIDLLESKFKDGGYRFGFDTIRVKFKPTESVLKTCEEAGTDFAQALKKRKKALKPKESVAGNSLTARTEQALGRLVGSLCIVTTQRQELKGAMVASWVSQATFNPPGFTIAVAKERAIESLLPTGSQFVLNILQEGKHVELMKHFLKPFAPGEDRFTNIEWQEAENGSPILLSALAYIECEVSKRLECGDHWVMYAIAKNGKLLSDAGVTAVHHRKSGTHY; encoded by the coding sequence ATGACTAAGGCAAAAGACGTTCAAGTTAGTGCGGTAGGATTAAATACAAGAGTACTTCGTTCTCGTACATGGGATCGCTTAAAATTTGAAGTAGAGTATGGGTTAAGTAGAGGAACTACGGCTAATTCTTTTCTTATTGAAGGAGAAAAAATTGCATTAATTGATCCACCGGGAGAGTCTTTTAGTGATATTTTTCTTTCTGCTTTAAATCAAAGAATTCCTTTAAATTCGATCAATTATGTTATTTTAGGTCATGTCAATCCTAATCGTTGTGTTACTCTTGATAAGTTATTAAAAAAAGTTCCTAATATTACTTTTATAACTTCAAATACTGGGGCAAAATCTTTACAAACAATTTTTGAAAATAGTTATGCTGAATCAGTTACAGAAAAATCTTTAAATATTATTTCTATTAAAAATGATTATGAATTAGACTTAGGAAAAGGACATATTTTAGAATTTATTACCACTCCTAATCCTCGCTATCCTGATCAACTTTTAACCTTCGATCAACAAAGTAAAATATTTTATACAGATAAGCTATTTTCTGCTCATGTTTGCGGAGATCAAATATTAGATGAAGGTTGGAAAATTTATCAGGAAGATAGGCGTTATTATTTTGATTGTGTCATTGCTCCCTATGCAACTCAAGTAATTAAAGCCTTAGAAAAAATATCTCCCAAAAATCCCCATATTTACGCTACTTCTCATGGCCCTTTAGTAAGATATGGTTTAACGGAGTTAACGGGATTATATCGTCAATGGTTAGAAAATCAGCAAAATCAAACCTTAAACGTTGCCCTTATCTATGCCTCTGCTTATGGTAACACTGCGGTTTTAGCTAATGCGATCGCTCGTGGTATAACTAAAGCAGGAGTAAGAGTAGAATCAATAAACGCTGAATTTGCCTCCAGTGAAGAAATTAAAAATGGTATTCAACAATGTGACGGATTTATATTTGGATCTCCTACATTGGGAGGACACGCTCCTACCCAAATTCAAAGCGCTTTAGGAATTGCTTTAGCTAATGCGGATACCAATAAATTAACAGGAGTTTTCGGTTCATTTGGCTGGAGTGGAGAGGCGATCGATCTGTTAGAATCAAAATTCAAAGATGGAGGTTATCGCTTCGGTTTTGATACTATTAGAGTTAAATTTAAACCGACAGAGTCAGTATTAAAAACCTGTGAAGAAGCAGGTACGGATTTTGCTCAAGCCTTGAAAAAACGTAAAAAAGCCCTAAAACCGAAGGAATCAGTAGCAGGAAATTCTCTCACTGCCCGTACTGAACAGGCTTTAGGTCGTCTGGTGGGTTCTTTGTGTATTGTCACCACTCAACGGCAAGAATTGAAAGGGGCAATGGTGGCTTCTTGGGTATCTCAGGCAACCTTTAACCCCCCCGGCTTTACTATTGCAGTGGCAAAAGAAAGAGCGATCGAGTCTTTGTTGCCTACTGGCAGTCAATTTGTATTAAATATTCTTCAGGAAGGCAAACACGTCGAACTAATGAAACATTTTCTAAAACCTTTTGCTCCGGGGGAAGATCGTTTTACGAATATTGAATGGCAAGAAGCAGAAAACGGGAGTCCAATTTTATTATCTGCTTTGGCTTATATTGAATGTGAAGTTAGTAAACGTCTTGAATGTGGAGATCATTGGGTAATGTATGCGATCGCCAAAAATGGGAAACTCCTTTCTGATGCCGGTGTCACTGCCGTACATCACCGCAAATCAGGCACTCATTATTAG
- the accD gene encoding acetyl-CoA carboxylase, carboxyltransferase subunit beta: MSLLDWFDNLRKSEPEIKPQQEREIADGLWTKCPECGVLAYTKDLQANNMVCIECGHHMRIFSDERIDQLIDTGTWQPLNHHLQPTDPLHFHDRKSYSDRLKELQTKVPLTDAVQTGTGLIDGLPLALGVMDFRFMGGSMGSVVGERLTRLIEYATVNAFPVVIVCASGGARMQEGMLSLMQMAKISGALQRHQEKKLLYIPVLTHPTTGGVTASFAMLGDLILAEPGATIGFAGRRVIEQTLREKLPEGFQTSEYLVQHGFVDAIVPRTQLKKTLAHLISLHQPFFPINQLTDCY, encoded by the coding sequence ATGTCCCTACTTGATTGGTTTGATAATTTAAGAAAGTCTGAGCCAGAAATAAAACCGCAACAAGAAAGAGAAATTGCTGATGGTTTATGGACTAAATGTCCTGAATGTGGCGTTTTGGCTTATACCAAAGATTTACAGGCTAATAATATGGTCTGTATTGAATGTGGTCATCACATGAGAATTTTTAGTGATGAAAGAATTGATCAGTTAATTGATACTGGCACATGGCAACCTTTAAATCATCATCTTCAACCCACCGATCCTCTTCATTTTCACGATCGAAAAAGTTATAGCGATCGACTCAAAGAATTACAAACAAAAGTCCCTTTAACTGATGCAGTACAGACAGGAACAGGATTAATAGACGGTTTACCTCTGGCTTTAGGAGTAATGGATTTTCGTTTTATGGGGGGTAGTATGGGATCGGTAGTCGGAGAAAGATTAACTCGTCTCATTGAATATGCCACTGTTAACGCATTTCCTGTTGTGATTGTTTGTGCTTCTGGCGGTGCAAGAATGCAAGAAGGAATGTTAAGTTTGATGCAGATGGCTAAAATTTCTGGTGCTTTACAACGACATCAAGAGAAGAAATTATTATATATCCCTGTATTGACTCATCCTACCACTGGAGGAGTAACGGCAAGTTTTGCTATGTTAGGAGATCTTATTTTAGCCGAACCGGGTGCTACTATAGGTTTTGCCGGAAGAAGAGTTATTGAACAAACTTTAAGAGAAAAGTTACCTGAAGGTTTTCAAACTTCGGAATATTTAGTACAACATGGTTTTGTTGATGCGATCGTTCCTCGCACTCAGTTAAAGAAAACTTTAGCTCATTTAATTAGTTTACATCAACCCTTTTTTCCTATTAATCAATTAACCGATTGTTATTAA
- a CDS encoding photosystem II manganese-stabilizing polypeptide, producing MRFRSLLVAFLIVCLGFLGACSSNTAQAYDPKSITYDEILGTGLANKCPEISEFTRGTIAISPDQPLALVDLCLEPQEYFVKEEPSNKRKEAEYIQGKLLTRDTTSLEQIRGTLSADENGVLTLTELDGIDFQIATVQLPGGEQVPFFFTIKKLVAQTEPGFTSVNTSADFVGEFKVPSYRGASFLDPKGRGLTSGYDNAVALPAGADSSEYTRSNVKQADSMNGEISLQITKVDQETGEISGVFESEQPSSTDLGAEDPEEVKIRGIFYGRLEPQV from the coding sequence ATGAGGTTTCGCAGCCTATTAGTAGCTTTCTTAATCGTTTGTTTAGGGTTTTTAGGTGCTTGTAGTAGTAATACGGCTCAAGCTTATGATCCTAAATCTATCACCTATGATGAAATTCTCGGTACTGGATTGGCTAACAAATGCCCTGAAATTTCTGAGTTTACTCGTGGTACGATCGCTATTTCTCCCGACCAACCATTAGCACTCGTAGATCTGTGTTTAGAACCACAAGAATACTTTGTCAAAGAAGAACCCAGCAACAAAAGAAAAGAAGCCGAGTATATTCAAGGGAAACTCTTAACCAGAGATACCACCAGTTTGGAACAAATCAGAGGTACTCTTTCGGCAGATGAAAACGGTGTTTTAACTTTAACAGAACTAGACGGGATTGACTTTCAAATTGCGACAGTACAATTACCGGGCGGAGAACAAGTACCCTTCTTCTTCACTATCAAAAAATTAGTAGCACAAACAGAACCCGGTTTCACTTCCGTAAATACTTCTGCTGACTTTGTGGGTGAATTTAAAGTACCTTCTTATCGTGGAGCTTCTTTCTTAGATCCTAAAGGTCGTGGTTTAACCAGTGGTTATGATAATGCCGTTGCATTACCGGCTGGAGCTGACAGTTCAGAATATACTCGTAGTAACGTTAAACAAGCTGATAGTATGAATGGAGAAATCTCCTTACAGATTACTAAAGTAGATCAAGAAACTGGAGAAATTTCAGGAGTATTTGAAAGTGAACAACCTTCTTCTACAGACTTGGGTGCAGAAGATCCCGAGGAAGTAAAAATTCGTGGTATTTTCTATGGTCGTTTAGAACCACAGGTTTAA
- a CDS encoding helix-turn-helix domain-containing protein has translation MSKEKNIIPVDIPEDVQRRIELINYLMEPCDRISYGKKLDEVSQKLNCSRRTVQRMVKKWEEEGINSLFSTQRTDKGQHRIDKVLVDFIKKQYISKWAELIV, from the coding sequence ATGAGCAAAGAAAAAAATATAATCCCTGTTGATATTCCTGAAGATGTCCAGAGGAGGATTGAACTCATCAATTATTTAATGGAACCTTGCGATCGCATCTCTTATGGGAAAAAGTTAGATGAAGTGAGTCAGAAGTTAAATTGCTCTCGTCGAACAGTGCAACGCATGGTTAAAAAATGGGAAGAGGAGGGAATTAACAGTCTATTTTCAACCCAAAGAACGGATAAAGGTCAACATCGTATCGACAAAGTTTTAGTTGATTTCATTAAAAAACAGTATATAAGTAAGTGGGCAGAATTAATTGTATAA
- a CDS encoding IS630 family transposase translates to MRFVTRLAPETQQLLKTIEQKSKYYQVRHRAKSILLSYQGYKITQIMLILNISRNTIYNWLNNWEKNGLNGLYSLKGRGRKSTLNEQQELKVKEWIKSHPKTLKIVQEKIENEWEIKISKDTIKRLAKKKGMGWYRFKKRVKGEVCPELYQQKKRQLEQLKRAENEGKIDIYYGDESGFSLVPCLPYGWQEKGRKIERESSLSKRLNVLGFMKKNNELESYVFESSINSDVVIACIDNLSKKIKKETVLVMDNASIHQNKKFWNKEEEWEKKGLKIFFLPPYSPQLNKIEILWRFMKYKWLENSCYKSYLDLVKGVENILINFGSKYTINFA, encoded by the coding sequence ATGCGATTTGTTACCAGATTAGCTCCAGAAACACAACAGTTATTAAAGACTATTGAACAAAAAAGTAAATACTATCAAGTTAGACATCGAGCAAAATCGATTTTGTTAAGTTATCAAGGTTATAAAATTACTCAAATAATGTTAATATTAAATATTAGTAGAAATACAATTTATAATTGGCTTAATAATTGGGAAAAAAATGGTTTAAATGGATTATATAGCTTGAAGGGAAGAGGAAGAAAATCAACTTTAAATGAGCAACAAGAATTAAAAGTAAAAGAATGGATAAAATCTCATCCAAAAACCTTAAAGATAGTTCAAGAAAAAATAGAAAATGAGTGGGAGATAAAAATAAGCAAAGATACGATAAAAAGATTAGCAAAAAAAAAGGGCATGGGGTGGTATCGGTTCAAGAAAAGGGTAAAAGGGGAAGTATGCCCTGAATTATACCAACAAAAAAAGAGACAATTAGAGCAACTAAAAAGAGCAGAAAATGAAGGAAAAATAGATATATATTATGGTGATGAAAGTGGATTTAGTTTAGTACCTTGTTTACCTTATGGATGGCAAGAAAAAGGGAGAAAAATAGAAAGAGAAAGTAGCCTAAGTAAAAGATTAAATGTGTTAGGATTTATGAAAAAAAATAATGAGTTAGAAAGCTATGTATTTGAGTCATCAATCAATAGTGATGTCGTGATAGCTTGTATAGATAACTTGAGTAAAAAAATAAAGAAGGAAACAGTATTAGTAATGGATAATGCCTCGATTCACCAAAATAAAAAATTCTGGAATAAAGAAGAAGAATGGGAAAAAAAAGGATTAAAAATATTCTTTCTACCACCCTATTCACCACAATTAAACAAAATAGAAATACTGTGGAGATTTATGAAATATAAATGGTTAGAGAACTCCTGTTATAAAAGTTATTTAGATTTAGTAAAAGGAGTAGAAAATATTCTTATAAACTTTGGTTCAAAATATACAATTAATTTTGCCTAG
- a CDS encoding Mu transposase C-terminal domain-containing protein → MPRYLEGNRGGTKVNRSQIAVKAQVKAKQEGLEVPSHMTVYRILQTIIDEQALKKNIRNPGWKGSKLSLRTKDGTILEPEYSNHVWQCDHTEADILLVDSSGKIFKRPWLTTVIDTYSRCIVGINLGFDAPSSMVVGLALRHAILPKDYPSDYQLHEQWGTYGKPEYIFTDSGTDFKSHHVQQIASQLGITWKFRSRPSEGGIVERPFGTINTQLLSTLPGYTGSNIKERPKEAEKSACLTLNDFHKLVVQYIVNNYNQSLDKRTGQTRYQRWEAGLTVIPSLPTERELDLCLMKQTRRTVYQGGYINFNNLSYKGEYLSGYGGEQVILRYDPSDITTIYVYKQDEGKEIFLCRAFAQDLESESLSFYEAREITRQIREKGKSITNNSILSEVQARELIVKEKKSRRQIQKEEQNLLKQQLSPQKVEPIGKDENSKENEPDLLVETENESVNVYDYEEMIDNYGW, encoded by the coding sequence TTGCCTAGGTACTTAGAAGGGAATCGGGGAGGAACCAAAGTTAATCGTTCTCAGATTGCGGTTAAAGCACAAGTTAAAGCTAAACAAGAAGGATTAGAAGTACCCAGTCACATGACTGTTTATCGCATTCTTCAAACAATTATCGATGAACAAGCCTTGAAGAAAAATATTCGTAACCCTGGATGGAAAGGTAGTAAATTAAGTTTGAGGACAAAAGATGGCACAATTTTAGAGCCAGAATACAGTAATCACGTCTGGCAATGTGACCATACAGAGGCAGATATTTTATTGGTTGATAGCTCTGGTAAGATATTTAAACGTCCTTGGTTGACCACCGTAATCGATACTTATTCCCGTTGTATTGTAGGCATAAACCTTGGTTTTGATGCTCCCAGTTCAATGGTGGTAGGTTTAGCCCTTCGTCATGCTATTTTGCCCAAAGATTATCCATCGGACTATCAATTACATGAACAGTGGGGAACTTATGGTAAACCAGAGTATATTTTTACTGACAGTGGTACGGATTTTAAGTCTCATCATGTTCAGCAAATAGCTTCTCAGCTAGGTATAACCTGGAAGTTTCGTTCTCGTCCTTCTGAAGGTGGTATCGTGGAAAGACCCTTTGGCACTATTAATACACAATTGCTATCTACCTTGCCTGGATATACTGGGTCAAATATCAAAGAACGACCAAAAGAAGCCGAAAAAAGTGCTTGTCTCACTCTTAATGATTTTCATAAGCTCGTAGTTCAGTATATAGTTAATAATTACAATCAGAGTTTGGATAAGCGTACTGGACAAACTCGTTATCAGAGGTGGGAAGCAGGTTTAACAGTAATACCTTCTTTGCCAACGGAACGAGAATTGGATCTATGTTTAATGAAACAAACTCGCCGTACGGTTTATCAAGGAGGTTATATAAATTTCAATAATTTATCTTATAAAGGAGAGTATTTGTCGGGCTATGGGGGGGAACAAGTAATCCTTAGATATGATCCTAGTGATATAACAACGATTTATGTGTATAAACAGGATGAAGGTAAAGAGATATTTCTTTGTCGTGCTTTTGCTCAAGACTTAGAGTCGGAGTCTCTCTCATTTTATGAAGCAAGGGAAATAACCCGTCAAATCAGAGAAAAAGGTAAATCAATAACGAATAACTCCATTTTATCTGAAGTTCAAGCCAGAGAGTTGATTGTTAAGGAGAAAAAGAGCCGTAGGCAAATACAGAAGGAAGAACAAAATTTACTCAAACAACAATTATCACCTCAAAAGGTTGAGCCGATAGGAAAAGATGAGAACTCAAAGGAAAATGAGCCAGATTTACTCGTGGAAACGGAGAATGAGTCTGTAAATGTTTATGACTATGAAGAAATGATTGATAATTATGGATGGTAA
- a CDS encoding TniB family NTP-binding protein, with the protein MTKAEIIANNLGAIESQLEDNNLQNEIERLRKPSFVELEVVKILHDWLENKRHSRQCCRVVGESRNGKTVACNSFRLRHKPEQQQGKAPKVPVVYVQPPQECSSRDLFQVIIEHLKYQITKGTVSDIRDRTYNVLKTCQVEMLIIDEADRLKPKTFADVRDIYDRLGIAVVLVGTERLDTVIKKDEQVYNRFRACYTFGTLTGDLLIK; encoded by the coding sequence ATGACTAAAGCGGAAATTATTGCTAATAACTTGGGTGCTATTGAATCACAACTAGAGGATAATAATCTTCAAAATGAGATTGAAAGGCTAAGAAAGCCAAGTTTTGTAGAATTGGAAGTGGTTAAAATACTACATGATTGGCTGGAGAATAAACGTCATTCTCGTCAGTGCTGTCGTGTGGTAGGGGAATCGAGAAATGGCAAAACTGTTGCTTGTAACTCTTTTCGATTAAGACATAAACCAGAGCAACAGCAAGGAAAAGCCCCGAAAGTTCCAGTAGTTTATGTTCAACCCCCTCAAGAGTGTAGCTCTAGGGATTTATTTCAAGTAATTATTGAGCATCTTAAATATCAAATTACTAAGGGTACTGTTAGTGACATTCGTGATCGCACATACAATGTGCTGAAAACTTGTCAAGTAGAAATGTTAATTATTGATGAGGCAGATCGTTTAAAACCGAAGACATTTGCTGATGTCAGAGATATATATGATCGTTTAGGTATAGCAGTGGTTTTAGTGGGAACAGAGCGACTGGATACAGTAATCAAAAAGGATGAGCAAGTTTACAACCGCTTTCGTGCTTGTTATACTTTTGGTACTCTAACGGGAGACTTATTGATCAAGTAA
- a CDS encoding DnaB-like helicase C-terminal domain-containing protein yields the protein MKDLIREYYRLFVHETAQKYTIAQRAVGIAQISGNEVKYPHQFIYKQVEGKEETEYKYLTEADLVASIEGKKSLGIILTQEKTNITKSGCIDIDIPRDCKDLKEALTIAQNIVKKGSELGVNLYIEYSGNRGFHIWIFIERAVTHTLVKKVLESIALRANFTSQEIYPKDVNSNIKLPCTTHLKTNKRCGFISPNFDVNNPEINLEIQGDLMAKFEVTALDKLISISELKTDSYGDPHSWDKVTSQSKDKSLNESRSKDESLNESWSEDKYFNESRSKEKIKGLLDSLGDHPSCIKFLLDNGEPLGVDYNQVNLTLIRYCLTRGFDLSKALPLAELVAKNTPENHPTSKDYRGKVSNFKSAFNSCKRNSDNYKFQCSYILSGIKEGEAHKRGCIGTKCLVHKNHNPNYQSSNGIDNKNRTPNNSHTPNNYQSTYSESNSKADTANTPNNSNNSTQGISDSLDYVKVSALIFQSLLNLTSEGKEIVKSQILRECERLKKDYLSQVSVNLSDSIRLTESEVIGYLLQNPEAIIDYSDIFPQGFNCTISKFDSIAEYLDNLYSLKLPSQETIEEYLEEIREKGIKKVASKKFKEYQQNLNEDKADSSIEILSKSIEDTESLLKQSLSDKNLLPVSDKLGDWINNLFDENYVNIPTFSNDLNYLLNGGLGKGRLYVLGAPPANGKSTLTAQIGDNASIQGYKVGYASYEMSADQLFLTGLCRSGGINSSNLEAKLHLKNSAFAELVLKSIEQYNESLGENLHLIECDDSYTPNRLLAIIKKLKLDLLIVDYLQLLSSGDTNLDNNFNETLKVSKIATELKRISRKANIPIIAISDINKEAYNKAMKGGDLDMSALRDSFKIAHSADCIMLLMSYDNTETRKNDEKYPSEIKITQLGILEEKFRDKNPNIAQKIQNLAHKFRLEKDKADTYSRLIIAKNRTGKCGDILFRYSKAIHYFEPLNYITDNLNDYEQF from the coding sequence ATGAAAGACTTAATAAGGGAATACTACCGATTATTTGTACATGAGACAGCCCAAAAGTATACGATCGCGCAGCGTGCCGTTGGCATCGCTCAAATATCAGGAAACGAGGTTAAATACCCTCACCAATTCATTTATAAGCAAGTAGAGGGAAAAGAAGAAACAGAATACAAATACTTAACCGAGGCTGATTTAGTGGCAAGTATTGAAGGTAAAAAGTCACTGGGGATCATTCTCACTCAAGAGAAAACTAATATTACTAAATCAGGATGTATCGATATAGACATCCCCAGAGATTGCAAAGATTTGAAAGAAGCTCTAACCATAGCTCAAAATATCGTAAAAAAAGGCTCGGAGTTAGGAGTAAATCTTTATATTGAGTACTCAGGTAATAGAGGCTTTCATATTTGGATATTTATTGAGAGGGCTGTAACTCATACCCTCGTTAAAAAGGTTTTAGAATCGATCGCACTCCGAGCTAATTTTACCTCTCAAGAAATTTACCCCAAAGATGTTAACTCCAATATCAAATTACCTTGCACTACTCATCTAAAAACTAATAAAAGATGTGGATTTATTAGCCCTAATTTTGATGTTAATAACCCAGAAATAAATTTAGAAATTCAAGGGGATTTAATGGCAAAATTTGAAGTTACAGCCCTTGATAAGCTAATTAGTATTAGTGAATTAAAAACTGATAGCTATGGTGATCCTCATAGTTGGGATAAAGTAACTTCTCAAAGTAAAGATAAATCTCTAAATGAGTCTCGGAGTAAAGATGAATCTCTAAATGAGTCTTGGAGTGAGGATAAATATTTTAACGAATCTCGCAGTAAAGAGAAGATTAAAGGGTTATTAGACTCTCTGGGGGATCATCCTAGCTGTATCAAATTCTTACTAGACAATGGTGAGCCTCTCGGAGTTGACTATAACCAAGTCAATTTAACGTTAATTCGGTATTGCTTAACCAGAGGTTTTGACTTGTCTAAAGCATTGCCATTAGCTGAATTAGTGGCAAAAAATACCCCAGAAAATCACCCCACATCAAAAGATTATCGAGGCAAGGTAAGTAATTTTAAAAGTGCTTTTAATTCCTGTAAACGTAACTCCGATAACTATAAATTTCAATGTAGCTATATCCTCTCAGGTATCAAAGAGGGGGAGGCACATAAACGAGGCTGTATTGGTACAAAATGCTTAGTACATAAAAACCATAACCCTAACTATCAATCTTCAAACGGTATCGATAATAAAAACCGTACTCCGAATAACTCACATACTCCTAATAATTATCAATCTACATACTCAGAAAGTAACTCAAAGGCTGATACTGCTAACACTCCTAACAACTCTAACAATTCAACTCAAGGAATATCAGACAGTCTCGATTATGTCAAAGTATCAGCCCTTATCTTTCAATCTCTCTTAAACCTAACGAGCGAGGGTAAAGAAATTGTTAAATCCCAGATACTCCGAGAATGTGAGAGGCTCAAAAAAGATTATTTATCTCAAGTATCAGTTAACTTATCAGACAGTATCAGATTAACTGAAAGTGAGGTTATAGGCTATTTACTCCAAAACCCAGAGGCAATTATTGATTACTCCGATATTTTCCCTCAAGGATTCAATTGTACTATTAGTAAATTTGACTCAATAGCTGAATATTTGGATAATCTTTATAGCCTCAAATTACCCTCTCAAGAGACGATCGAGGAGTACCTAGAGGAGATTAGAGAAAAAGGAATAAAGAAGGTAGCAAGTAAAAAGTTTAAGGAATATCAGCAAAATTTGAATGAGGATAAGGCTGATTCAAGTATCGAAATTTTATCGAAGTCGATCGAGGATACCGAATCATTGCTAAAACAATCATTATCAGATAAAAACCTATTACCAGTATCAGATAAGTTAGGAGACTGGATCAATAATTTATTTGATGAAAATTACGTTAATATTCCTACATTCTCAAATGACTTAAATTACTTGCTCAATGGGGGATTAGGTAAAGGTAGGTTATATGTTTTAGGCGCACCCCCAGCTAATGGTAAATCTACCCTTACAGCCCAAATAGGAGATAACGCAAGTATTCAAGGTTATAAAGTAGGTTATGCAAGTTACGAAATGAGCGCCGATCAATTATTCCTTACTGGATTATGTCGCTCTGGGGGGATAAATTCGAGTAATCTTGAGGCAAAATTACACTTAAAAAATAGTGCCTTTGCTGAATTAGTATTAAAGTCTATCGAGCAATATAACGAGAGTTTAGGAGAGAATTTACACTTAATCGAGTGCGATGATAGTTATACTCCGAATCGATTATTAGCAATCATTAAAAAGCTAAAATTAGACTTATTAATAGTGGATTATTTACAATTATTATCCTCTGGAGATACTAACCTTGATAACAACTTTAACGAGACATTAAAAGTAAGTAAAATTGCCACTGAATTAAAACGAATTAGTAGAAAAGCTAATATTCCCATTATTGCCATTTCAGACATTAATAAAGAGGCATATAACAAGGCAATGAAAGGGGGAGATTTAGATATGTCAGCCCTGAGAGATTCCTTTAAAATAGCTCATAGTGCTGATTGCATAATGCTTTTGATGAGTTATGACAATACCGAAACTAGAAAAAATGATGAAAAATACCCCAGTGAAATAAAGATTACTCAGTTAGGAATATTAGAAGAAAAATTCAGAGATAAAAACCCAAATATTGCTCAAAAAATCCAGAATTTAGCACATAAATTTAGACTAGAAAAAGATAAGGCTGATACTTATTCTCGGTTAATTATTGCCAAAAATAGGACAGGTAAATGTGGAGATATTTTATTTAGATATTCAAAGGCTATTCATTACTTTGAGCCTCTCAATTACATAACCGATAACTTAAATGATTATGAACAATTTTAA